The following are encoded together in the Variovorax sp. PBS-H4 genome:
- a CDS encoding SgcJ/EcaC family oxidoreductase, producing the protein MNRIEKPEDVPPAFEAAWNTHDMKALGALFRDDATFVNRFGHYVRGIEEIVKLHAPIHATIYSDSTLENELIDVAPISDDAAVMHFWSRLTVGVAHPAGPHVVDTLILAVLTRQVGQWGIKALENVTLTNPRTGEAVLRADRGS; encoded by the coding sequence ATGAATCGAATAGAAAAGCCCGAAGATGTGCCTCCAGCGTTTGAAGCCGCTTGGAACACCCACGACATGAAGGCCCTCGGGGCACTATTCCGTGACGATGCGACATTCGTCAACCGGTTCGGGCACTACGTGCGCGGCATCGAGGAGATCGTCAAGCTGCATGCGCCCATCCACGCAACCATCTACAGCGATTCCACGCTGGAGAACGAACTCATCGACGTGGCCCCGATCAGCGACGATGCGGCAGTCATGCACTTCTGGAGTCGCCTCACGGTCGGTGTGGCTCATCCTGCGGGCCCGCACGTTGTCGACACATTGATCCTTGCTGTTCTCACACGGCAGGTTGGCCAGTGGGGAATCAAGGCGCTTGAGAACGTCACGCTGACGAATCCAAGAACGGGAGAAGCCGTGTTGAGAGCCGACCGGGGTTCTTGA
- a CDS encoding Bug family tripartite tricarboxylate transporter substrate binding protein: MTMTKSMLSLCAAAGIAATTLMSTPAPAQDWPKAPVRIILPFTPGGGDQVFRIISPLLQEKWKQPVVIEYKPGASNIIATDYIVKSKPDGYTIGVTGATVANNPLFYKIIPYTYDDFSGITRVVNLEMALVARNDAPFNSIPELVAYAKAHPGQLNWGTGGFGATYAGFRQFMYASGIDMVHVNFPGWSQALSELMGGRLDLVINPHDSSVQFVKANRIKMIASFGPKRIAGFEKVPAVNESYAGVDITPYLAFIAPKGTPGPILQKIHQDTAQVLNEPAVKRQLADLGLNVATSTPEETDRSFRSETVEWARIARQIKLPPPQ; encoded by the coding sequence ATGACGATGACGAAATCGATGCTGTCCCTGTGTGCCGCGGCCGGCATCGCCGCCACGACGCTCATGTCCACCCCGGCTCCTGCCCAGGACTGGCCCAAGGCGCCGGTCCGCATCATCCTGCCGTTCACCCCTGGCGGCGGTGACCAGGTGTTCCGGATCATCTCGCCGCTGCTGCAGGAAAAGTGGAAGCAGCCCGTCGTCATCGAGTACAAGCCCGGCGCCAGCAACATCATCGCCACCGACTACATCGTCAAGTCCAAGCCGGACGGCTACACGATCGGCGTGACCGGTGCGACGGTCGCCAACAACCCGCTGTTCTACAAGATCATTCCCTACACCTACGACGACTTCAGTGGAATCACGCGCGTGGTGAACCTGGAGATGGCTCTGGTCGCCCGCAACGATGCCCCGTTCAACTCGATTCCCGAGTTGGTGGCCTATGCGAAGGCCCATCCGGGCCAACTCAACTGGGGCACGGGCGGCTTCGGCGCCACCTACGCGGGATTCCGTCAATTCATGTACGCCTCAGGGATTGACATGGTCCATGTGAACTTCCCGGGTTGGTCGCAAGCGCTGTCAGAACTCATGGGCGGGCGCCTGGACCTGGTCATCAATCCGCATGATTCGAGCGTGCAGTTCGTCAAGGCCAACCGCATAAAGATGATCGCGTCGTTCGGCCCGAAGCGGATCGCGGGCTTCGAGAAGGTGCCTGCCGTCAACGAGTCGTATGCCGGCGTCGACATCACGCCCTACCTCGCCTTCATCGCCCCCAAGGGAACGCCGGGCCCGATTCTCCAGAAGATCCACCAGGATACCGCCCAAGTCCTGAACGAGCCAGCCGTCAAACGGCAGCTGGCTGACCTCGGCCTCAATGTCGCGACCTCGACACCTGAAGAGACAGATCGCTCGTTTCGCAGCGAGACGGTGGAGTGGGCGAGGATCGCGCGTCAGATCAAGCTGCCTCCTCCGCAGTAA
- a CDS encoding DUF1028 domain-containing protein, whose amino-acid sequence MTYSVIGRCPKTHEVGIAIATYSLACGSFAQGAHGGFGVAMTQANVRKGNAHLANKLLALGYSSQSVVQALVQDDAHESLRQIAVMTRDGRVAAHTGSAVAGWAGQKVGTDHVVFGNVLVGEHVLDAMAAGFCAEPGQPLVERLIQSLECGRDAGGQGSATSHMAERSACVVVTGPQKPQALWDLRVDLHRTAVEELRRVYHAFAHYHCYYEDRDQDPSRCRSQVAWERDSLTETQRAELLK is encoded by the coding sequence ATGACCTACTCCGTGATTGGCCGATGCCCAAAGACCCATGAGGTCGGCATCGCAATAGCAACCTACTCCCTGGCGTGCGGTTCTTTTGCCCAGGGCGCCCACGGTGGCTTCGGCGTCGCCATGACGCAGGCAAACGTGCGCAAAGGAAACGCCCACTTGGCGAACAAGCTGCTTGCCCTCGGTTACTCCAGCCAGAGCGTCGTGCAGGCGCTGGTGCAGGACGACGCACACGAGAGCCTGCGCCAGATCGCTGTCATGACCCGAGATGGACGCGTGGCCGCCCACACAGGCAGTGCGGTCGCCGGATGGGCCGGCCAGAAGGTCGGCACCGACCACGTGGTGTTCGGCAACGTCCTGGTCGGCGAACACGTGCTGGACGCGATGGCCGCAGGCTTCTGTGCCGAGCCAGGACAGCCGCTGGTCGAACGGCTCATCCAGTCGTTGGAATGCGGCCGCGACGCCGGAGGCCAGGGCAGCGCCACCTCGCACATGGCCGAGCGCTCGGCATGCGTGGTCGTCACCGGGCCCCAAAAGCCCCAGGCCCTGTGGGACCTGCGCGTGGACCTGCACCGCACCGCCGTGGAGGAACTGCGGCGCGTCTACCACGCCTTCGCCCACTACCACTGCTACTACGAAGACCGGGATCAAGACCCCAGCCGCTGTCGTTCGCAGGTGGCCTGGGAACGGGACAGCCTGACCGAAACGCAACGCGCGGAGCTTTTGAAATGA
- a CDS encoding LysR family transcriptional regulator, giving the protein MVRFDISDLRIFVNVVQAGSIALGAERSHRAAASISARIKEMEIEMGTPLLTRARTGVVPTEAGRKLLEHGFRLLNEVQRMNDDLAEYGNRAKSFIKLYCNTVSLYEFLHKPISTYLRRNPSTTLTIEELVNHQIPQAVVDGSADIGVVAEPVDTKGLETIPFALDRYVVISSTDVAPLVGRRFVDFLGFEFVGPGRGSWMHTMLQQHAADEGKPLRYSVQLRSFSMTCELVADGVGIGIVPASAAERMQKRVPLRVTELEDSWAKLPLKLCVRSRDELSRQSRALLDFLANQEHQERPKLRSA; this is encoded by the coding sequence ATGGTGCGCTTCGACATCTCCGACCTGCGAATCTTCGTCAACGTGGTGCAGGCCGGCAGCATCGCACTGGGCGCCGAGCGGTCCCACCGCGCAGCGGCGTCCATCAGCGCTCGCATCAAGGAGATGGAGATCGAGATGGGCACGCCCTTGCTGACCCGCGCGCGCACTGGCGTAGTGCCCACCGAGGCAGGCCGCAAGCTGCTGGAGCACGGTTTTCGCCTGCTGAACGAAGTTCAACGCATGAACGACGACTTGGCGGAGTACGGAAATCGCGCCAAGAGCTTCATCAAGCTCTACTGCAACACGGTGTCGCTGTACGAGTTCCTGCACAAGCCGATCAGCACCTACCTGCGCCGCAATCCCAGCACGACGTTGACCATCGAGGAGCTGGTCAACCACCAGATTCCCCAGGCGGTCGTCGATGGCAGTGCAGACATCGGGGTGGTGGCGGAGCCCGTGGACACCAAGGGGCTGGAGACGATCCCGTTCGCGCTGGACCGTTACGTGGTGATTTCCAGCACGGATGTCGCGCCGCTGGTCGGCCGGCGCTTCGTCGACTTCCTGGGTTTCGAGTTTGTCGGACCCGGTCGCGGCAGCTGGATGCACACCATGCTGCAGCAGCATGCGGCCGACGAAGGAAAGCCGCTGCGCTACAGCGTGCAGCTGCGGAGCTTCTCGATGACCTGCGAGCTGGTCGCCGATGGGGTCGGCATCGGCATCGTGCCGGCGTCCGCCGCGGAACGCATGCAAAAGCGCGTTCCCTTGCGCGTCACCGAACTGGAGGACTCGTGGGCCAAGCTCCCGCTGAAGCTCTGCGTGCGCAGTCGCGACGAGCTGTCCAGGCAGTCACGGGCGCTGCTCGACTTCCTTGCCAACCAGGAGCATCAGGAGCGACCGAAGCTGCGGTCCGCGTGA
- a CDS encoding M24 family metallopeptidase, with protein sequence MDRVTQLQHTGFDTDIRPNLQALQALIARKNIDALVCMSPENFTYLAGAYITTLKTIRPRHAFAILTRRGCARAIVCGIEEDLVRVESWMADVLPYTEFRDDPITCLADTLQEMGLGSASIGFDMEYVPAAAFARLTALLPEAQFIDTTEAVAAVRAIKSATEVAWLEKTTRETHRAIVEALAESRLGDTDQLIANRIIKRMFDQGASGVQHFHLASGPRTPQIHNAPSPDATRVSEILRLDVGGTYGAYASDVARTYSTGEPRPMHREVYRALCEVQALTIASIRPGVTAGELFETCRAAFADRGLPCTLPHVGHSFGIEAHESPMIRPGEDTVLVPGMVINIEPLTRDEDGNLYHTEDLVVVTEGGTRLLTHGLAPRDIPVLGQALTLA encoded by the coding sequence ATGGACCGCGTCACACAACTGCAACACACCGGATTCGACACGGACATACGCCCCAACCTGCAAGCGCTGCAAGCGCTGATCGCGCGCAAGAACATCGACGCACTGGTATGCATGAGCCCGGAGAACTTCACCTATCTGGCCGGCGCCTACATCACCACGCTCAAGACGATCCGCCCGCGGCACGCCTTTGCCATCCTGACCCGGCGAGGCTGCGCCCGCGCTATCGTCTGCGGCATCGAAGAAGACCTGGTGCGCGTCGAAAGTTGGATGGCGGACGTGCTCCCCTACACCGAGTTCCGCGACGATCCCATCACCTGCCTGGCGGATACCTTGCAGGAAATGGGACTGGGCTCCGCCAGCATCGGTTTCGACATGGAGTACGTGCCGGCCGCGGCATTCGCCCGCCTCACCGCCTTGCTGCCCGAAGCGCAGTTCATCGACACCACCGAGGCTGTCGCAGCCGTGCGCGCCATCAAGTCCGCCACCGAGGTTGCGTGGCTGGAGAAGACCACACGCGAGACACACCGGGCCATAGTCGAAGCGCTCGCCGAAAGCCGCCTGGGCGACACCGACCAACTGATCGCCAACCGCATCATCAAGCGCATGTTCGACCAGGGGGCCAGCGGCGTCCAGCATTTTCACTTGGCCTCGGGACCTCGCACGCCGCAGATCCACAACGCACCGTCGCCGGACGCCACCCGCGTCTCGGAGATCCTGCGGCTGGACGTCGGCGGCACCTACGGCGCGTATGCGAGCGATGTTGCACGAACTTATTCCACCGGGGAACCCCGTCCGATGCACCGCGAGGTCTACCGCGCGCTCTGCGAGGTACAGGCGCTGACCATCGCTTCCATCAGGCCCGGCGTCACCGCAGGCGAGTTGTTCGAGACCTGCCGTGCAGCGTTCGCAGACCGTGGCCTGCCCTGCACGCTGCCGCATGTCGGCCATTCCTTCGGCATCGAAGCGCATGAGAGTCCCATGATCCGCCCTGGCGAGGACACGGTGCTGGTGCCCGGCATGGTGATCAACATCGAGCCGCTCACCAGGGACGAGGACGGCAACCTCTACCACACCGAGGACCTGGTGGTCGTCACCGAGGGCGGAACCCGTCTACTCACCCATGGCCTGGCACCGCGCGACATCCCGGTACTCGGACAAGCACTGACGCTGGCGTAG
- a CDS encoding TRAP transporter substrate-binding protein: MRFLKTGLVLAAFALSPAAFALKKWDLASAFVTSNLHVANLAEFAADVERGTQGQLRITLHANSSLFKGSEIKRAVQGGQVQAGEILMTAYENESAVLGVDGVPFLATSYADARKLYQVQKPVLQAYLEKQGIVLLYCVPWPASGIYSKRAVDSIADMRGIKWRAYSPATTRMGELMQAQPVTVQPAELSQALITGVVEAFMTSTQTGVDSRAYEQVKYFYDLQAGLPKNAVFVNAKAFRSLSVEQQQAVMKAAEAAEDRGWQLSNEWNEASKRTLREKGMTVSEPSPTLRADVQRMGQQLLQDWQKKAGPDAAGIVTQYQQLRASDSQAVRK, from the coding sequence ATGCGCTTTCTCAAGACCGGTCTGGTGCTCGCCGCCTTCGCCCTAAGCCCTGCGGCGTTCGCCCTGAAGAAGTGGGACTTGGCCTCGGCCTTCGTCACCAGCAATCTCCATGTGGCCAACCTGGCGGAATTCGCCGCCGATGTCGAGAGGGGAACGCAGGGACAGCTGCGCATCACCCTGCATGCCAATTCCAGTCTGTTCAAGGGCAGCGAGATCAAGCGCGCTGTGCAAGGCGGCCAGGTCCAGGCCGGCGAAATTCTGATGACCGCCTACGAGAACGAAAGTGCCGTCCTGGGCGTTGACGGCGTGCCGTTCCTTGCGACCAGCTACGCCGATGCGCGCAAGCTGTACCAGGTGCAGAAGCCGGTGCTGCAGGCCTACCTGGAGAAGCAGGGCATAGTGCTGTTGTACTGCGTGCCGTGGCCGGCTTCCGGCATCTACAGCAAGCGGGCGGTCGACTCCATCGCCGACATGCGGGGCATCAAATGGCGCGCCTATTCGCCGGCCACGACGCGCATGGGAGAGCTGATGCAGGCGCAGCCGGTGACCGTGCAGCCGGCGGAGCTCAGCCAGGCCCTCATTACTGGCGTGGTCGAGGCCTTCATGACATCCACGCAGACCGGTGTCGACAGCCGCGCATATGAGCAGGTCAAGTATTTCTACGACCTGCAGGCTGGCCTGCCCAAGAACGCCGTCTTCGTGAACGCCAAGGCGTTCCGGTCTCTCAGTGTGGAGCAGCAGCAGGCCGTGATGAAGGCCGCCGAGGCCGCCGAGGACCGGGGCTGGCAACTGAGCAACGAGTGGAACGAGGCTTCGAAAAGAACTCTGCGCGAGAAGGGCATGACCGTCTCCGAGCCCTCGCCAACGCTGCGCGCGGACGTGCAGCGGATGGGCCAGCAGTTGCTGCAGGACTGGCAGAAGAAAGCCGGTCCGGATGCGGCCGGGATCGTCACGCAGTATCAGCAACTGCGCGCCAGCGACAGTCAGGCGGTGCGCAAGTGA
- a CDS encoding TRAP transporter small permease subunit, with amino-acid sequence MRRLLDAVYEACGYLGAFCVLTICVVMVGQSLGRVAGMPTGGANDLVAWLCAAAAFLPMAHAFRHGDFVRVTLVFDKLGARSGRVLEVVALCVACIAIAYLAWWATVFTWESWEFHEMGTGMLAWPLWIPQLSFVVGAWVFLIAVLDEAAIVLRGGVPTYVAAVQERHARGDFSSDI; translated from the coding sequence GTGAGGCGGCTGCTCGACGCCGTCTACGAAGCCTGCGGTTACCTGGGCGCGTTCTGCGTGCTGACCATCTGCGTGGTCATGGTTGGGCAGAGCCTGGGCCGGGTTGCGGGCATGCCCACCGGTGGCGCCAACGACCTGGTCGCGTGGCTGTGCGCAGCGGCCGCGTTCCTGCCCATGGCGCATGCATTCAGGCATGGCGATTTCGTCCGGGTGACCCTGGTCTTCGACAAGCTGGGAGCTCGGTCCGGGCGTGTGCTCGAGGTGGTGGCCCTGTGCGTGGCGTGCATCGCCATCGCCTACCTGGCCTGGTGGGCCACCGTGTTCACCTGGGAAAGCTGGGAGTTCCACGAAATGGGCACCGGCATGCTGGCCTGGCCACTGTGGATTCCCCAACTCAGCTTCGTGGTGGGTGCCTGGGTCTTCTTGATCGCCGTGCTCGACGAGGCCGCCATCGTGCTGCGCGGCGGTGTGCCGACCTACGTCGCCGCCGTCCAGGAACGCCATGCGCGAGGCGACTTCTCTTCCGACATCTGA
- a CDS encoding TRAP transporter large permease, which yields METLGIGLLLLVLMLVLLAGGLWIAMTLALCGWVGQFFFTATEPGKNLFSAFWDSNASWELAALPLFIWMGEILFRTKLSEEMFEGLRPWLNRIPGRLMHTTVLGCGIFGSVCGSSAATCATISKVALPELRRRGYDENLALGALATSGTLGILIPPSITMVVYAVAADASVIRIFLAGFLPGLLLMGLFMGYIGWWSARHPERMPPADPPTSLRQKLRASGNLIPCAALIVFIVWVLVAGYATATECAACGVVGSLAIAAWGRSLTVRNFMDGLVGATRASCMIMFILGGAAFLTKTMAFTGIPLALAGWVDGMQLSPQAMIAALVVVYLVLGTALDGISMIVLTTAVVLPMIQKAGFDLVWFGIFVVMLVEIAQVTPPVGFNLFVLQNMTGKDSTVIAKAAIPFFFCLIVCIALLTVFPSIVTVLPNLVMGPER from the coding sequence ATGGAAACTCTTGGAATCGGCCTGCTGCTGCTCGTCCTGATGCTGGTGTTGCTGGCAGGCGGCTTGTGGATCGCGATGACGCTCGCCCTCTGTGGTTGGGTCGGGCAGTTCTTCTTCACCGCCACTGAGCCCGGTAAGAATCTGTTCTCGGCGTTCTGGGACAGCAATGCCTCCTGGGAGCTGGCAGCACTGCCCCTGTTTATCTGGATGGGTGAGATTCTTTTCCGGACCAAGCTCAGCGAAGAGATGTTCGAAGGCTTGCGGCCGTGGCTCAACCGCATCCCTGGCCGGCTTATGCACACGACCGTGCTGGGCTGCGGCATCTTCGGGTCGGTCTGTGGCTCTTCGGCCGCCACCTGCGCCACCATCTCCAAGGTCGCCCTGCCGGAACTCAGAAGGCGCGGCTACGACGAGAACCTGGCCTTGGGCGCCCTGGCCACCAGTGGAACCCTGGGCATCCTGATCCCGCCGTCGATCACCATGGTCGTGTACGCCGTGGCTGCCGATGCTTCAGTGATTCGGATCTTTCTGGCCGGCTTCCTGCCCGGGCTGCTTCTGATGGGGCTGTTCATGGGCTACATCGGCTGGTGGTCGGCACGCCATCCTGAGCGCATGCCGCCTGCCGATCCGCCAACCAGTTTGCGCCAGAAGCTGCGCGCGAGCGGCAACCTCATTCCTTGTGCGGCGCTCATCGTCTTCATCGTGTGGGTGCTGGTGGCCGGCTACGCGACGGCGACGGAGTGTGCAGCCTGCGGCGTGGTGGGCTCGCTCGCCATCGCGGCCTGGGGGCGGTCGCTAACCGTGCGCAACTTCATGGACGGGCTGGTCGGCGCCACCCGCGCCAGTTGCATGATCATGTTCATCTTGGGCGGCGCCGCATTCCTGACAAAGACGATGGCGTTCACTGGCATTCCGCTCGCGCTCGCCGGTTGGGTGGACGGCATGCAGCTGTCGCCTCAGGCAATGATTGCTGCCCTGGTTGTGGTCTACCTCGTGTTGGGCACGGCGCTTGACGGCATCTCGATGATCGTGCTGACCACCGCGGTCGTGCTGCCCATGATCCAGAAGGCAGGTTTCGACTTGGTCTGGTTCGGCATCTTCGTCGTCATGCTGGTGGAAATCGCCCAAGTGACGCCCCCGGTCGGCTTCAATCTGTTCGTCCTGCAGAACATGACGGGCAAGGACAGCACCGTCATCGCCAAGGCAGCCATCCCGTTCTTTTTCTGCCTCATCGTCTGCATTGCGCTGCTCACGGTGTTTCCGAGCATCGTGACCGTTCTCCCCAACCTTGTCATGGGGCCTGAGCGATAG
- a CDS encoding class I adenylate-forming enzyme family protein — MSEAGVAASHLLELFEARWTDPSWASRLALQDERRRCTYAELHQAVGRCAGGLRDVGVREGDRIALVMERSVELVIGILGAMAAGACPCPLEPRLSEEEARRRIDVARIRWIVADAANAREAEATGIAAECRLAFEALPFDSLYWTHDLAPESDGFLLFTSGSSGKPKGVLQGHRGMLANALGVIRHTGLAPADRLLHIMPLHHTNGVNNQLLAPLAAGSAVVLGARFRAEQMPDLMAAAQPTIVTGVPTMFARMLPLNFPRSSLASLRMMRCGSAPITEELHRRIEDKFGLPLVISYGLSEATCTSTMNPPARRKLGSVGTPLQGQSVYLRSADGERVPEPGVDGEICIAGPSLMSGYLLEGGNGVAQSPGGEVRTGDIGRFDEDGYLFVTGRLKDVIIRGGENLSPRLIEEAISAVPGVAACCVVGKAHADLGEVPVAVIVRQRSSEGADVECETIRRAVAARLSPIHQPATMHFVESLPENGTGKVDRKRVRESVADS; from the coding sequence ATGAGTGAAGCGGGCGTTGCTGCGTCGCACCTGCTGGAGCTCTTCGAGGCGCGCTGGACCGATCCTTCCTGGGCTTCAAGGCTTGCGCTTCAAGACGAGCGTCGCCGCTGCACGTATGCCGAACTCCACCAAGCGGTCGGCCGCTGCGCCGGCGGGCTGCGTGACGTGGGCGTACGCGAGGGCGACCGGATCGCACTCGTCATGGAACGCTCGGTCGAGCTGGTGATAGGCATCCTGGGCGCCATGGCCGCCGGCGCCTGCCCCTGCCCGCTGGAACCGAGGCTGAGCGAGGAAGAAGCACGGCGGCGCATCGACGTCGCCCGCATCCGCTGGATCGTCGCGGATGCGGCGAACGCGCGCGAGGCCGAGGCCACCGGAATCGCCGCCGAGTGCCGCCTGGCTTTTGAAGCCCTGCCCTTCGACAGCCTCTACTGGACCCATGATCTCGCGCCCGAAAGCGACGGTTTCCTGCTCTTCACTTCGGGCAGCAGCGGCAAGCCGAAAGGCGTGCTCCAGGGCCACCGAGGCATGCTGGCCAACGCGCTGGGCGTGATCCGGCACACTGGGCTGGCGCCCGCCGACCGGCTGCTGCACATCATGCCGCTGCACCACACGAACGGCGTGAACAACCAGCTGCTGGCGCCGCTCGCGGCAGGAAGCGCCGTCGTACTGGGGGCCCGCTTCAGGGCAGAGCAGATGCCCGACCTGATGGCCGCTGCGCAGCCGACGATCGTGACCGGCGTGCCGACGATGTTCGCGCGCATGCTGCCGCTGAACTTCCCGCGATCGTCGCTCGCCTCGCTGCGCATGATGCGCTGTGGCTCCGCGCCGATCACCGAAGAACTGCACCGGCGCATCGAGGACAAGTTCGGCCTGCCACTGGTGATTTCATACGGCTTGTCCGAGGCCACGTGCACGTCCACCATGAATCCTCCAGCACGACGCAAGCTCGGCTCCGTCGGCACACCGCTCCAGGGCCAGTCGGTCTATCTGCGCAGCGCCGATGGTGAACGGGTCCCCGAGCCCGGCGTGGACGGGGAGATCTGCATTGCCGGACCGAGCTTGATGAGCGGCTATCTCCTGGAAGGCGGCAATGGCGTCGCGCAGTCGCCTGGTGGGGAGGTGCGCACTGGCGACATAGGCCGTTTCGACGAAGACGGCTACCTGTTCGTGACCGGGCGGCTGAAGGATGTGATCATCCGCGGAGGCGAGAACCTGTCACCCAGGCTGATCGAAGAAGCGATCTCGGCGGTCCCCGGAGTGGCGGCCTGCTGTGTGGTGGGGAAGGCTCATGCAGATCTCGGTGAAGTCCCCGTCGCGGTCATCGTGCGGCAGCGCAGTTCCGAAGGCGCGGACGTCGAATGCGAAACGATCCGGCGCGCCGTGGCCGCGCGCCTGTCGCCCATCCATCAACCGGCCACGATGCACTTCGTCGAATCGTTGCCCGAGAACGGCACGGGCAAGGTCGATCGCAAGAGGGTACGGGAGAGCGTCGCCGACTCGTGA
- a CDS encoding CoA-transferase subunit beta: MSEWSGFSFIVTHLARFIRPNEITFSGVNSTMPMLACLLAKRAYDFDFTYINVAGGVDPVPSKIPLSSSDPVLAEQSASIFANEDFYDLCTRGRMDLTFLGAAQIDGEGCANNSVIGDWHRPKVRLPGGGGGAVMLPTAKRSCTWRTEHSKRTLVDKLDFRTSWGGFHGVVTPIAVFRRRDGHLALQSWHPEASLQEVRERTGFDFDATGAAPAEPPTPREREALASLDAAGRFERDAAVKL; encoded by the coding sequence ATGTCTGAGTGGTCCGGCTTCTCCTTCATCGTCACCCACCTCGCGCGCTTCATCCGTCCGAACGAGATCACCTTCAGTGGTGTCAACTCGACGATGCCGATGCTGGCGTGCCTGCTCGCCAAGCGCGCCTACGACTTCGACTTCACCTACATCAACGTGGCCGGCGGCGTCGACCCGGTGCCGTCCAAAATTCCCCTGTCGAGCTCTGACCCGGTGCTGGCCGAGCAGTCCGCCTCCATCTTCGCCAACGAGGACTTCTACGACCTGTGCACCCGCGGCCGCATGGACCTGACCTTCCTGGGCGCCGCGCAGATCGACGGGGAGGGTTGCGCCAACAACTCCGTTATCGGCGACTGGCACAGGCCCAAGGTACGGCTGCCCGGTGGCGGCGGTGGCGCGGTGATGCTGCCGACCGCGAAGCGCTCCTGCACGTGGCGCACGGAACATTCGAAACGCACCCTGGTCGACAAGCTCGACTTCCGCACGTCGTGGGGCGGCTTCCACGGTGTCGTGACCCCGATCGCCGTCTTCAGGAGGCGGGATGGGCACCTTGCGCTGCAGTCGTGGCATCCCGAAGCCAGCCTGCAGGAAGTGCGGGAGCGCACCGGATTCGACTTCGACGCCACCGGTGCGGCGCCCGCTGAGCCGCCGACGCCGCGCGAACGCGAGGCCCTGGCATCGCTGGACGCGGCGGGACGTTTCGAACGCGATGCGGCGGTGAAGCTGTGA
- a CDS encoding CoA transferase subunit A, with product MGSGFGASGKQLELKELVAKVPDGASLALGGSFLHRGPFAFVRELIRQGKTELEIIKQSPGYDIDILCRAGVVKKVRAGIVAMEGNFGLAPYYRRAIETGATTLEEHACASLTAGLRAAAFGIPFQPCGGLHGSDIPALNGWKCLEDPYGGGEPVWVIPSIRPDFAVIHASEVDVQGNVRVAGTHHWDRIMSRAAGSVLVVAEKLVDTAIFAGQPEATLVPHFMVEAFAVVPHGAWPGSCWPTYEIDYPAVEAYLPPGEDVLAAHMAKAPEAMEASHV from the coding sequence ATGGGCAGTGGATTCGGCGCTTCCGGCAAGCAGCTGGAATTGAAAGAACTGGTGGCGAAGGTGCCCGACGGCGCCTCGCTTGCTCTTGGCGGCAGCTTCCTGCACCGCGGGCCGTTCGCGTTCGTACGCGAGCTGATCCGCCAGGGGAAGACGGAGCTCGAAATCATCAAGCAGTCGCCCGGCTACGACATCGACATTCTCTGCCGTGCCGGCGTGGTGAAGAAGGTGCGTGCGGGAATCGTGGCGATGGAAGGCAATTTCGGCCTGGCACCGTACTACCGCCGCGCCATCGAGACCGGCGCCACGACGCTCGAGGAGCACGCCTGCGCCAGCCTCACCGCGGGCCTGCGCGCCGCCGCCTTCGGCATTCCGTTCCAGCCCTGCGGCGGGCTGCACGGCAGCGACATCCCTGCCCTGAACGGCTGGAAGTGCCTGGAGGACCCGTATGGTGGAGGCGAGCCGGTTTGGGTGATCCCGTCGATCCGGCCGGACTTCGCGGTCATCCACGCGAGCGAGGTCGATGTGCAGGGCAACGTTCGCGTCGCCGGCACGCACCACTGGGACCGCATCATGAGCCGCGCTGCCGGCAGCGTGCTGGTGGTCGCCGAGAAGCTGGTCGACACCGCCATCTTTGCGGGTCAGCCGGAGGCGACATTGGTTCCGCACTTCATGGTCGAGGCCTTTGCCGTCGTACCGCACGGCGCATGGCCCGGCTCATGCTGGCCGACGTACGAGATCGACTATCCAGCAGTCGAGGCCTACCTGCCGCCAGGCGAAGACGTGCTCGCGGCGCACATGGCGAAGGCACCGGAAGCGATGGAGGCCAGCCATGTCTGA